Proteins encoded by one window of Polaribacter haliotis:
- the dcm gene encoding DNA (cytosine-5-)-methyltransferase produces the protein MNNKYTVGSLYAGVGGICMGFEKSGFILKWANEFDKNACVTYRENFKHDLIEGDVMEINESKLPKVDILTAGFPCQPFSVAGYRKGFDDNRGNHFFKILDFVDEMRPKVLFLENVKNLVGHDKGKTFKIIEKEIRERGYTFDSKVLNTKDFGNIPHNRERIFIIAFDKEFVADENFKFNFPDKDKLTKKIKDILIKDEVDSKFYYGEDKYMYSMLKESMKRDDTVYQFRRQYVRENKSNVCPTLTANMGTGGHNVPLVKTDYGFRKLTPRECFRFQGFPDSFKLPKIANSHLYKQSGNSVSMPVIYRLANQIKVVIENIEQRVVKPTI, from the coding sequence ATGAATAATAAATATACTGTTGGAAGTTTATATGCTGGTGTGGGTGGAATATGTATGGGTTTCGAAAAATCTGGATTTATTTTAAAATGGGCAAATGAGTTCGATAAAAATGCATGTGTAACTTATAGAGAGAACTTTAAACACGATTTAATTGAAGGTGATGTAATGGAGATTAATGAGTCTAAATTACCAAAAGTCGATATTTTAACAGCAGGATTTCCATGTCAACCTTTTTCTGTAGCAGGCTATAGAAAGGGTTTTGATGATAATAGAGGAAATCACTTTTTTAAAATTTTAGATTTTGTAGATGAAATGAGACCAAAAGTTTTATTTCTAGAAAATGTTAAAAATTTGGTAGGCCATGATAAAGGAAAAACATTTAAAATCATTGAAAAAGAAATCCGAGAAAGAGGATATACTTTTGATTCTAAGGTATTAAACACGAAAGATTTTGGGAATATTCCTCATAATAGAGAAAGGATTTTTATAATTGCTTTCGATAAAGAATTTGTAGCTGATGAAAATTTTAAATTTAACTTTCCTGATAAGGATAAGCTCACAAAAAAAATAAAAGATATTTTAATTAAAGACGAGGTTGATTCTAAATTTTATTATGGCGAAGATAAATATATGTATTCTATGTTAAAGGAGTCTATGAAAAGAGACGATACAGTTTATCAGTTTAGAAGACAATATGTTAGAGAGAATAAATCGAATGTATGTCCAACTTTAACAGCAAATATGGGAACAGGTGGGCATAATGTTCCCTTAGTAAAAACAGATTATGGATTTAGAAAATTAACACCAAGAGAGTGTTTTAGATTTCAAGGGTTTCCAGATTCCTTTAAATTACCAAAAATAGCTAATTCACATTTATATAAACAATCGGGAAATTCCGTAAGTATGCCAGTGATATATAGGTTGGCAAATCAAATAAAAGTTGTTATTGAAAACATAGAACAAAGAGTTGTAAAGCCTACAATATAA
- a CDS encoding alkaline phosphatase family protein: protein MNKIFFVLLVVLSIQVSHTQKNKKKVLFVIVDGISADVIEKVFTPNLDIIAKEGDYTRAYVGGLKDGYSQTPTISAVGYNSLLTGTWANKHNVWGNSIKAPNYNYWTIFRFAKENRPELKTAIFSTWLDNRTKLVGENLSTTGNIQLDYHFDGFEKDTLTFPHNDDRLFIHKIDEHVVNETTRYIKKNAPDLSWVYLEYTDDIGHKFGDGEKFYNAVKTMDNQIGRVWEAISYREKFHKEKWEIYITTDHGRNIETGRGHGGQSDRERLTWIVTNAKVNSYFKTKKPAIVDIMPTMLRSLNLKPEKEQLWEIDGIPLNGKVSIANATSKIKEKKLHINWEVLNKKGKVKVYIATTNNFSKGNKEYYTLIEKVKPNKKEVVIDISKYQSNFYKVVLEGKYNTINTWVTNK, encoded by the coding sequence ATGAATAAGATTTTTTTTGTGTTATTAGTGGTTTTGAGTATTCAAGTAAGTCATACTCAAAAGAATAAAAAAAAAGTTCTCTTTGTAATTGTTGATGGTATTTCTGCAGATGTTATAGAAAAAGTATTTACACCAAATTTAGATATTATTGCTAAAGAAGGCGACTATACACGTGCCTATGTTGGAGGTTTAAAAGATGGTTATTCGCAAACTCCAACAATTTCTGCAGTTGGTTATAATAGTTTATTAACAGGTACTTGGGCTAATAAACACAATGTTTGGGGAAATAGTATTAAGGCTCCTAATTATAATTATTGGACCATTTTTAGATTTGCAAAAGAAAATAGACCTGAATTAAAAACCGCTATTTTTTCTACTTGGTTAGATAATCGAACCAAATTGGTAGGAGAAAATCTTTCAACAACAGGTAACATACAACTAGACTATCATTTTGATGGTTTTGAGAAAGATACATTAACTTTTCCTCATAACGATGATAGATTATTTATCCACAAAATAGATGAACATGTTGTAAATGAAACTACACGATATATTAAAAAAAATGCACCAGATCTTTCCTGGGTCTATTTAGAATATACAGATGATATTGGCCATAAATTTGGAGATGGAGAGAAATTTTACAATGCAGTAAAAACAATGGATAACCAAATAGGTCGTGTTTGGGAAGCAATAAGCTATAGAGAAAAATTCCATAAGGAAAAGTGGGAAATTTATATAACAACAGATCATGGAAGAAACATTGAAACAGGAAGAGGACATGGAGGTCAAAGTGACAGAGAACGTCTTACTTGGATAGTAACAAATGCAAAAGTGAACTCCTATTTTAAAACGAAAAAACCTGCAATTGTCGATATAATGCCAACAATGTTACGAAGTCTTAACTTAAAACCAGAAAAAGAGCAACTCTGGGAAATTGATGGCATTCCACTTAATGGAAAAGTTTCAATAGCCAATGCTACTTCAAAAATTAAAGAAAAAAAACTTCATATTAATTGGGAGGTACTAAATAAAAAGGGTAAAGTAAAGGTCTATATAGCTACTACCAATAACTTCTCCAAAGGAAATAAAGAATATTATACTTTAATTGAAAAGGTTAAACCTAATAAAAAGGAAGTAGTAATTGATATTTCTAAATATCAGTCAAACTTTTATAAAGTTGTTTTAGAGGGGAAATATAATACCATTAACACTTGGGTAACCAATAAATAA
- a CDS encoding Calx-beta domain-containing protein, which produces MKTIKLIIILFIAIISVSCQNDVEQYDFERYKFVSFIDTEISIPETYTADNASDYPIYLRYDGSVLDEDFSVNLKVTGNNANEGEDYSVSNTEVIFKAGEIKSEPFNLTLIDDLLNSENERSLEITIESVSLSNVDIGVGIKNQSNKSIIINILDNECSETIDIFNTSSVANSAGNTTVTGSVSGSVVSLTGNLVNYGSFPNANLEITLTPTIAGATTGAATFNDFDAGTDNDGYVYQLRQNGEGTYDICKGEISVSIYVYYQSGGSWVYWKTTTNVFSVGE; this is translated from the coding sequence ATGAAAACTATTAAACTAATAATAATTTTATTTATAGCTATAATAAGCGTTAGTTGCCAGAATGACGTAGAACAATATGATTTTGAGCGATATAAATTCGTTTCTTTTATAGATACCGAGATTTCTATTCCAGAAACATATACTGCCGATAATGCATCAGACTATCCTATATATTTAAGATATGATGGAAGTGTTCTGGATGAAGATTTTAGTGTAAACTTAAAGGTAACTGGAAATAATGCCAATGAAGGCGAAGATTATTCTGTAAGTAATACCGAAGTAATTTTTAAGGCTGGTGAAATAAAATCGGAACCTTTTAACCTTACACTTATAGATGATTTACTAAATAGTGAAAATGAAAGAAGTCTAGAAATTACCATTGAAAGTGTAAGTTTATCAAATGTTGATATTGGTGTAGGTATAAAAAATCAAAGTAATAAATCAATTATTATAAACATATTAGATAATGAATGTAGTGAGACAATAGATATTTTTAATACATCAAGTGTTGCAAACTCTGCAGGTAATACTACAGTTACTGGTAGTGTTTCTGGGTCAGTTGTGTCGTTAACAGGAAATCTAGTAAATTACGGATCTTTCCCTAATGCTAATTTAGAAATAACGCTTACCCCAACAATTGCTGGTGCAACTACTGGTGCAGCTACTTTTAATGATTTTGATGCAGGTACAGATAATGATGGTTATGTTTATCAACTTAGACAAAATGGAGAGGGAACATATGATATATGTAAGGGAGAAATTTCTGTTAGTATTTATGTTTACTATCAAAGTGGAGGTAGTTGGGTATATTGGAAAACAACTACAAATGTTTTTTCTGTTGGAGAATAA
- a CDS encoding RagB/SusD family nutrient uptake outer membrane protein has protein sequence MKNKQLILLITLGLFIISCNDNFLDTAPEAQISKENFFNSESDLQLYINGIHTLPSGGALFQGDQGTDDMATTGAVEIKNIMVGTPSAETITSGWFWGGLRSINFFLENFEKADVEDNVKNHFEGLAKYYRANFYFTKVKRYSDVPWYSKTLNPEDEDLFKPRDPRTMVVDSLMSDIRFASENIRENVDLGGIHKWAALMLEARIALYEGSFRKYHPELGLEGTANKYFEIARNAVQELMDSGEFQIYNTGNPNTDYEALFQSENLAGNPEAILINVYDVEKNRNSGWGNAFGNYEQSPSKALMNSYLMNDGSRFSDKIGYNTLPFVEEFKDRDPRLAQTFVFPGWVRAGGSSAYVQELNKNFTGYHQHKGINNTVESAGVDVAVFRYAEALLIFAEAKAELGTLTQADLDLTVNKIRERVALPNMNLVMANANIDPILEGNYPNVSGANKGVILEIRRERRVEFAAEGFRFDDVMRWHAGKILEEIPQGMYFPALGKYDMTGDGVDDIHILASGDDIPVPKETNSLGADLIYYKAGAFGDPAASLLLSNGTSGYMVTGTTPQNFEEPKYYYRPIPVHQVALNPELKQIMGW, from the coding sequence ATGAAAAATAAACAATTAATATTACTAATAACTTTAGGACTATTCATTATAAGTTGTAATGATAATTTCCTAGATACAGCTCCTGAGGCTCAAATTTCTAAAGAGAATTTCTTTAATTCGGAATCCGACTTGCAGTTGTACATTAACGGAATACATACCCTTCCTAGTGGTGGAGCTCTTTTTCAAGGAGATCAAGGTACAGATGACATGGCTACAACAGGAGCTGTGGAAATTAAAAACATAATGGTTGGTACACCAAGTGCAGAAACAATAACTTCTGGATGGTTCTGGGGTGGATTAAGAAGTATTAACTTTTTTTTAGAAAACTTTGAAAAAGCCGATGTAGAAGACAATGTTAAAAATCACTTCGAAGGTTTGGCAAAGTATTATAGAGCTAATTTTTATTTCACAAAAGTAAAAAGATATTCAGACGTACCTTGGTACTCTAAAACATTAAACCCAGAAGACGAAGATTTATTTAAACCAAGAGACCCTAGAACAATGGTTGTAGATAGTCTTATGAGTGATATTCGTTTTGCTTCAGAAAATATTAGAGAAAATGTAGATCTTGGAGGTATACATAAATGGGCTGCATTAATGTTAGAAGCGAGAATAGCTTTATATGAAGGAAGCTTTAGAAAATACCACCCAGAATTAGGTTTAGAAGGAACTGCTAATAAATATTTTGAAATTGCAAGAAATGCTGTTCAAGAATTAATGGATTCTGGAGAATTTCAAATTTATAATACAGGTAACCCAAATACAGATTATGAGGCGTTGTTTCAATCAGAAAATTTAGCTGGTAACCCTGAGGCAATTTTAATAAATGTTTACGATGTTGAAAAAAACAGAAACAGTGGATGGGGAAATGCATTTGGTAATTACGAACAAAGTCCTTCAAAAGCATTAATGAATAGCTATTTAATGAATGATGGAAGTAGGTTTAGTGATAAAATAGGCTACAATACACTACCATTTGTAGAGGAGTTTAAAGATAGAGATCCAAGACTTGCACAAACTTTTGTTTTTCCAGGTTGGGTTAGAGCTGGAGGTTCATCTGCATACGTTCAGGAGTTAAATAAAAACTTTACAGGATATCACCAGCATAAAGGTATAAATAACACAGTAGAAAGCGCTGGAGTTGATGTTGCTGTTTTTAGATATGCAGAAGCCCTGTTAATTTTTGCAGAAGCTAAAGCAGAATTAGGAACTCTAACTCAAGCAGATTTAGATTTAACGGTTAATAAAATTAGAGAAAGAGTAGCGTTACCAAATATGAACTTGGTAATGGCAAATGCCAATATAGACCCTATTTTAGAAGGTAACTATCCTAATGTAAGTGGAGCTAATAAGGGAGTTATTTTAGAGATTAGAAGAGAAAGAAGAGTAGAATTTGCAGCAGAAGGATTTAGGTTTGATGATGTGATGAGATGGCATGCTGGAAAAATTTTAGAGGAAATACCACAAGGAATGTACTTTCCAGCTTTGGGCAAATACGACATGACTGGAGATGGAGTTGACGATATTCATATTTTAGCAAGTGGTGATGATATTCCAGTACCAAAAGAAACAAATTCTTTAGGGGCAGATTTAATTTACTACAAAGCAGGAGCATTTGGAGATCCAGCAGCAAGCCTTCTATTAAGCAATGGTACCTCTGGTTATATGGTAACAGGAACAACTCCTCAAAATTTCGAAGAGCCTAAGTATTATTATCGTCCAATACCAGTGCATCAAGTTGCCCTAAACCCGGAGTTAAAACAAATAATGGGTTGGTAA
- a CDS encoding metallophosphoesterase family protein, which produces MEEIKNSKRRQFIKDIGLVAGASALAPIILSAQSCTNKNESKRVLRVAHVTDIHMSDDNDAPNRFKKCIADVKKHNVDFFLNGGDTIMAADYGNITRERVLEQWKLWDELKGEFKGYEMYSCLGNHDMWWAAPDKTDPMHGKDYVIKRMEMQSRYYSFTKKGWYFIVLDSNNSSAGSLDQEQRTWLENELNRIPKDASVLVMSHYPILAVSTIPYGGSHTDSKYITKLFYKHPEKKIHCISGHMHLLDTAVYNNVNYYCNGSLSGFWWGEGDKDSAGKCWYHETPPGYSIIDFFEDGSVSNIYYPHGY; this is translated from the coding sequence ATGGAAGAAATTAAAAATTCGAAAAGAAGACAATTTATTAAAGACATTGGTTTAGTAGCAGGTGCATCAGCATTAGCTCCTATTATATTATCTGCCCAAAGTTGTACTAATAAAAATGAATCAAAAAGAGTTCTAAGAGTTGCACATGTTACAGATATTCATATGTCAGACGATAATGATGCACCCAATCGTTTTAAAAAATGTATAGCAGACGTAAAAAAACATAATGTAGACTTTTTTCTTAATGGTGGAGATACAATTATGGCTGCAGATTATGGTAATATTACTCGTGAAAGAGTACTAGAACAATGGAAACTTTGGGACGAATTAAAGGGCGAATTTAAAGGTTACGAAATGTACAGCTGTCTAGGAAATCATGATATGTGGTGGGCTGCTCCAGATAAAACAGATCCTATGCATGGAAAAGACTATGTAATTAAAAGGATGGAAATGCAAAGCAGGTATTATAGTTTTACCAAAAAAGGTTGGTATTTTATAGTATTAGATAGTAATAATTCTAGTGCAGGTTCTTTAGACCAAGAGCAACGTACCTGGTTAGAAAATGAATTGAATAGAATACCGAAAGATGCTTCAGTATTGGTTATGAGTCACTATCCAATTTTAGCAGTTAGTACCATTCCTTATGGAGGAAGTCATACAGATAGTAAGTATATTACTAAATTGTTTTATAAGCATCCAGAAAAAAAGATACATTGTATTAGTGGGCACATGCATTTGTTAGATACAGCAGTTTATAATAATGTTAATTATTACTGTAATGGTTCTCTAAGTGGATTTTGGTGGGGAGAAGGAGATAAAGATTCTGCAGGTAAATGTTGGTATCACGAAACACCTCCTGGATATTCAATTATCGATTTTTTTGAAGATGGTTCTGTAAGTAATATATATTATCCACATGGATATTAA
- a CDS encoding SusC/RagA family TonB-linked outer membrane protein, whose product MKCRSNIKVISFLFLLLFAQQGWAQSINITGSIKDAETNDPLPGASILIKGTTNGVVADFDGNYKITVPSKESILKFSFVSFETQEIVVGDKTTIDVRMQVDSQSLDEIVVVGYGTQKKVNLSGSVEVVDMQKLEDRPTANVSQGLQGTVANLNITFANGSPGGSASINIRGFTSINGGSPLVLIDGVPSSEDDLTRMNPDDIASISVLKDASSAAIYGARAAFGVLLVTTKAGGKSKITYSNSLIWGKPTITPDPITDPYIFSRLLDISTNNTPWDYVNYSDETYAWARDRSNDPTVPNVRLDPQNPDRWQYMGDTNWNEYFFNKSSFSQNHNVSMSGKVQINPEEDSSKSIGYYLSANHTVENGLNRLAEDSWERNAIRSKINIAPYEWMDFENNTFLTFTSRNLPTYGLTNVYNLRPTDVAKNPDGSWANTSAGRAAARMIDGGKTRIDDTGIQTTNKLNFYLFNKDLKLSAEYTYKKDTDRRHWDGTKYKIGYGPNDIREQVNEDYAYEALRENSYSVLNLFATYTKEINKHNFTGLIGYNKEVNKFEFFTANRDDLISSDLPNIALATGEQTVSWGYSDWALNGIFGRLNYIYNDRYIVELNGRYDGSSRFPKSNRYGFFPSISLAWIASKDLDQSITDVMNQLKFRVSKGSLGNQNVGNYGYINSLSTGQSSYLIDGDYPKAVYAPGLGVNPDNYTWEKVVTTNFGVDMSFFNSAFNASFDYYTRNTIGMLTPSQELPGVLGTSAPFANAADLQTKGWELTLGYKHVTELDGSLFNFGASLILSDSKAKITRFDNDGQLFSQWREGQDIGEIWGLENDGLFETQEEIDNLDQSSIIPWGALTIVPGWPRYVDQDGDGKITRGQSSADPKDLKLIGNTQPRYQIGFNMNASWKGFDFSSFLQGIGKRDYYPTNYLFWGAYQQPYANMYPHLLDFYRGTGDSDALRAQHSQSYIDAGLADANTNSEYPVLQSWLADSNYGAGLDIPQTKYLKSAAYLRVKNITIGYTIPENILKRIKLSQLRFFVTGENLYEWSNIKKFVDPEATGSRGFAYPFHRKLSVGMNITF is encoded by the coding sequence TTGAAATGTAGAAGTAACATTAAAGTAATAAGTTTTTTATTTCTGTTACTATTTGCCCAACAAGGTTGGGCACAGTCAATTAATATTACTGGTAGTATTAAAGATGCCGAAACAAATGACCCATTACCTGGAGCCAGTATTTTAATTAAAGGAACTACAAATGGTGTAGTTGCAGATTTTGACGGTAATTATAAGATTACTGTTCCTTCAAAAGAGTCGATACTTAAATTTTCATTTGTAAGTTTTGAAACCCAAGAAATTGTAGTTGGAGATAAAACTACAATAGATGTAAGGATGCAAGTAGATTCTCAATCTTTGGATGAAATTGTTGTAGTTGGTTATGGTACACAAAAAAAAGTAAATTTATCCGGTTCAGTTGAGGTGGTAGATATGCAAAAATTAGAAGATAGACCAACTGCAAACGTATCACAAGGATTACAAGGTACTGTCGCTAACCTTAATATTACATTTGCAAATGGATCTCCAGGAGGTAGTGCAAGTATAAATATTCGTGGTTTTACTTCTATTAATGGAGGTAGCCCATTGGTTTTAATTGATGGTGTTCCTTCTTCTGAGGACGATTTAACTCGTATGAATCCAGACGATATTGCATCAATCTCTGTTTTAAAGGATGCTTCTTCAGCCGCTATCTATGGTGCAAGAGCTGCATTTGGTGTTTTATTAGTAACGACTAAAGCTGGAGGTAAAAGTAAGATTACCTATTCCAATTCTTTAATTTGGGGTAAACCAACTATTACACCAGATCCTATTACAGATCCTTATATATTTTCTAGATTATTAGATATTTCAACGAATAACACACCATGGGATTATGTAAACTATTCAGATGAAACTTATGCTTGGGCTAGAGATAGATCGAATGATCCAACAGTACCAAATGTAAGATTAGATCCACAGAACCCAGACAGATGGCAATATATGGGAGACACTAATTGGAATGAATATTTTTTCAATAAGTCTTCTTTTTCGCAAAATCATAATGTTTCTATGAGTGGTAAAGTACAAATAAATCCTGAAGAAGATAGTTCAAAATCTATTGGTTATTATTTATCAGCAAATCATACAGTTGAGAACGGATTAAATAGATTAGCCGAAGATTCTTGGGAGCGTAATGCAATTCGTAGTAAAATTAATATAGCACCTTACGAGTGGATGGATTTTGAAAATAATACATTCTTAACCTTCACGAGTAGAAATCTTCCTACATATGGACTTACTAATGTATATAATTTAAGACCAACTGATGTTGCAAAAAATCCTGATGGAAGCTGGGCCAATACTAGTGCTGGACGTGCAGCAGCAAGAATGATTGATGGAGGTAAAACTAGAATTGATGATACTGGAATACAAACAACTAATAAATTAAATTTTTATTTATTTAATAAAGATTTAAAACTATCTGCAGAGTATACTTATAAAAAAGATACAGACAGAAGACATTGGGATGGTACAAAATATAAAATTGGATATGGGCCAAATGATATTAGAGAGCAAGTAAATGAAGATTACGCTTATGAAGCCTTAAGAGAAAATTCTTATAGTGTTTTAAATCTTTTTGCTACTTATACTAAAGAAATAAACAAACATAATTTTACTGGACTTATTGGTTACAATAAAGAGGTAAATAAATTCGAATTTTTTACTGCTAACAGAGACGATTTAATTTCTTCGGATTTGCCAAATATTGCACTAGCAACAGGAGAACAAACTGTAAGTTGGGGATATTCTGATTGGGCTTTGAACGGAATTTTCGGAAGATTAAATTATATTTATAACGATAGATATATCGTAGAACTTAATGGAAGATATGATGGTTCATCAAGATTTCCAAAATCTAATCGATATGGTTTTTTCCCTTCTATTTCTCTAGCATGGATTGCAAGTAAAGATCTAGACCAGTCGATTACAGATGTAATGAATCAATTAAAATTTAGAGTTTCTAAAGGATCTTTAGGAAATCAGAATGTTGGTAATTACGGATATATTAACTCTTTAAGTACTGGGCAATCGAGCTATTTAATAGATGGAGATTATCCAAAAGCAGTATATGCACCTGGGTTAGGTGTAAATCCAGATAATTATACATGGGAAAAAGTTGTTACCACAAACTTTGGAGTTGATATGAGCTTTTTTAATAGCGCATTTAATGCATCATTTGATTATTACACACGTAATACAATAGGCATGCTTACTCCAAGTCAAGAATTGCCAGGTGTTTTGGGTACAAGTGCACCATTTGCAAATGCTGCAGATCTTCAAACAAAAGGATGGGAACTTACATTAGGCTATAAACATGTTACAGAATTAGATGGGAGTTTATTCAATTTTGGGGCATCTTTAATTTTATCCGATAGTAAAGCTAAAATAACTAGATTCGATAATGATGGGCAACTTTTTTCTCAATGGAGAGAGGGACAAGATATAGGTGAAATTTGGGGATTAGAAAATGATGGGCTTTTTGAAACACAAGAAGAAATTGATAATTTAGATCAATCATCAATTATACCATGGGGAGCTTTAACTATCGTGCCAGGTTGGCCAAGATATGTAGATCAAGATGGAGATGGGAAAATTACTAGAGGTCAATCATCTGCAGATCCAAAAGATTTAAAACTAATAGGAAATACACAACCAAGATATCAAATAGGTTTCAACATGAATGCATCTTGGAAAGGTTTTGATTTCAGTAGTTTTTTACAAGGTATTGGAAAAAGGGATTACTATCCAACAAATTATTTATTCTGGGGAGCATATCAGCAGCCATATGCTAATATGTATCCACATTTACTTGATTTCTATAGAGGTACTGGAGATAGTGATGCTTTACGTGCTCAACATTCACAATCATATATTGATGCTGGTTTAGCCGATGCAAATACGAATTCTGAATATCCAGTATTACAAAGTTGGTTAGCAGATTCAAACTATGGTGCAGGGTTAGATATTCCGCAAACTAAATATTTAAAAAGTGCAGCATATTTAAGAGTTAAAAATATTACGATTGGTTACACAATTCCAGAAAATATTTTAAAGAGAATAAAACTTTCTCAATTACGATTTTTTGTTACAGGTGAAAATTTATATGAATGGTCAAATATTAAAAAGTTTGTAGATCCAGAGGCTACTGGAAGTCGTGGCTTTGCTTATCCATTTCACCGAAAATTATCTGTAGGTATGAATATTACTTTTTAA